The genomic segment TCGCTCGCCACGGCCATCCGCATCGTTTCCCGCCGCATCAGGTGAACTACCGGGCCAATCTTTGGGCGCTGAAGCAGGCCGGCGCCGAAGCCATTCTGGCGGTCAACGCCGTGGGCGGGATTCACGCCGCCATGGGCACCGGGCATTTCTGCGTACCGCATCAATTGATCGACTACACCAGTGGCCGCGAACACACCTATTTCGCCGACGACCTGGAACAGGTTACCCACATCGATTTCAGCTATCCCTACAGCGAGTCTTTGCGTCAGCAGTTGATCAAGGCGCTGGCGGCTGAAGGCGTGAGTTACAGCAGTCATGGCGTTTACGCCTGCACGCAGGGGCCGCGTCTGGAAACCGTTGCTGAGGTGGCGAAACTGGAGCGTGACGGCTGCGACATCATTGGCATGACCGGCATGCCGGAAGCGGCGCTGGCTCGCGAGCTTGCGCTGGATTACGCCTGTCTGGCGCTGGTGGTGAACCCTGCAGCGGGCAAGTCCACGGCGGTGATTACCATGGCCGAGATCGAGCAGGCGCTGCATGACGGCATGGGCAAGGTGAAGTCGACGTTGGCGCGGGTGCTTAAGGGTTGAATTAGGCTCTACACCGAGTTGACTTCATCGCGGGCAAGCCACGCTCCCACAGGATTGATGTGAACCTTGTGGGAGCGTGGCTTGCCCGCGATGGCGATCTATAATCAGCGTTTATCCAGCTTCTCCGGCAACGGCGCAAACAACGCTTCAATATCATCACTCTGCAATTTCCAGTCCCCAGCCTTGCGCCCATCCAGCACGCCTGCCGCCAAGTCGGATTTTTCCTTCTGCAGGTGCTGGATTTTCTCTTCCACCGTGCCCCTGGCAATCATCTTGTAGACGAATACCGGCTTTTCCTGGCCGATACGATAGGCCCGGTCAGTCGCCTGGTTTTCCGTCGCCGGGTTCCACCACGGGTCGTAGTGAATTACCGTATCCGCTTCAGTCAGGTTCAAGCCCACACCACCAGCTTTCAGGCTGATCAGGAAAATCTGACGCTTGCCGCTCTGGAAATCCTTCACGGGCGCGCGTCGATCACGGGTCTGTCCGGTCAGTAGCGCGTATTCGATGCCGCGTTTTTTCAATTCGTCTTCGATCAATGACAACATCGAGGTGAACTGCGAAAACAGCAGGATCCGCCGGCCTTCGTCGAACAGTTCTTCAAGCATTTCCATCAGGCTGTCGAGCTTGCCGGAGGTGCTGCCACGAGTGGGCAGGGCGGCGTCGTTGACCAGGCGCAGATCGCAGCACACCTGGCGCAGCTTCAGTAGGGCCTCAAGGATGATGATTTGACTGCGGGCCACGCCTTTGCGGGTGATTTCGTCACGGACTTTCTTGTCCATGGCCAGGCGCATGGTTTCGTACACATCGCGTTGGGCTTCATTGAGTTCAACCCAATGGATGATCTCGGTTTTAGGCGGCAGCTCGGTGGCCACCTGTTCCTTGGTCCGGCGCAGCAGAAACGGTTTGATTCGGCCGTTGAGGTGCTGGAGCCTGACTTCGCTGCCGCGTTTTTCAATCGGCACACGGTAATCACGGTTGAAGCTTTTCACATCACCGAGCCAGCCGGGCAGCAGAAAGTGAAACAGCGACCATAACTCGCCCAGGTGGTTTTCCAGCGGTGTGCCACTCAGGCACAGACGCTGGCGGGCATTCAGCTCGCGGGCGGCCTGAGCGGCCTTGCTGTTGGGGTTTTTGATGTACTGCGCTTCGTCCAGTACCAACACGTGCAACGGTTGCGCGGCCAGGCGTTCGACGTCCTTTGGCAGCAGCGCATAAGTGGTCAGGATCAGGTCGTAGTCGGCCAGGTGCTCGAAATGCTTTTTACGGCCGGCCCCATAAAGGGCCAGTACCTTGAGTTGCGGCGCAAAGTGCGCGGCTTCGTCGAGCCAGTTGGGGATCAGGCTGGTGGGCATCACCACCATGCTCGGGCGATCGAGGCGTCCGGCGTTTTTTTCACAGAGAATATGCGCCAGGGTCTGTAGGGTTTTGCCCAGGCCCATGTCATCCGCGAGAATTCCGCCGACTTCCAGTTGCCGCAACGACTGCATCCAGCTCAGGCCTTCATGTTGATAAGGCCGAAGCGTGGCGTTAAGGCCTTCGGGCGCGGCGGCGCTGAAGTCCTTGATATCGCGCAGGCGCTGGGCAAAGGTGCGGATCTGATCGCCGCCCTCCCAGAGTAGAGGCAGGCCTTCCAGTGGATTCAGGCGTGTGGCGTCGGCCTTGCTCAGGCGTAGCGTGGTTTCGCCGGGTTCTTGCAGGTAAAACTCACCAAGCGTTGCCAGCACCGGTTTGAGACGACCGAAGGGCAGGGCGACCTGCAGGGCGCCGTGTTCGCTGTTATGGCGCTGGGGGATGTTGACCAGAATCAGCTCGTCGTCCCGGCGTCGGGCGAGGCGCTCCGGGTTGAGGATTTCAGTGTGGGAGCGCATCAGGTTCAACAGGATCGGCAGCAGGCTCAGCCGTTCACCATTGACGATGATCCCCAGTTCCAGATCGAACCAGTCCCGCTCCGGCACTTGCTCGACAGTGGCGTACCAGTCGTCCACGGCGGTCAGGTCGAAGCCGAATTCCTCGTCGATCTGCAACTCCCAGCCCTGGGTGCGCAGCTTTGGCAATTCATTAAGAGTGAACGTCAGCCAGGCGCTGTCATTGACCATCTCATAGAGCTCGCCAGCACTTTCCGGCAAGGCTTTGCTTTGTCGGGTGGCGATCCTGAAACCGAGGATTCGCAGCTGTTCCCTGTAGGCCTGTTCGACTTCCGGGTGGCGTTTTATCCGCAGCGTCTGTGTCTCCTGACGAATCAGGATGTCGGAGTTTTTCTGCCCGGCAACGTATTCGTCCAGATAGCTGAACGACAGCGCCGCACGATGCTGGATGTAGCGCTGCATCTTGCCGTTGCGCGGTTCGAAGGCGCTGAACTCGACACTCGCCAGCCACAGTCGCGGCATCGGTTGCACGTTATCCACCAGGACTTGGGGTGGCGCTTTGGGGCTACGGTTTTCCAGCACGGCTTGCAGTTTTTCCAACAGTTCGGCGTCTTGTGCGGCCGCGGGGTAGGCGAGGGTTTCCTGCACTTGCAGCAGCACCGCCGCGCAATGTTTGCAGTTGCTGTGGACCGGGCAAGTGCACGAGGCGTCAACCATCAGCAAGGTGCCTTTGGCTGACTCGCGCAGGCGAATGGTCTGACGGTAGACGTTGCCGCCCGAGCCTTCGCACGCGGCGACAATCGTGGCGTCACCGACTTCAACAAACCTGACTCGATTTTCCAGTGCGTACCGGCGGCCACGCTCCAGGCTCTGTTCCTTGAATCGGCTGACCCAGGAAGGTGCCAGGGGTTTGCTCAGGGTCGGGGGCATAGGGGCGTTCTCAATTGGTTTTCCCGTCGCGTTGTTGCCTTAAAGCGGGCCAGGCAAGGCGCAGGCCGCTGGGAATGGTTGTTCCCTTTCCAAGGCCTGCAACGCAGCCTGGCCCGCTTTAAGGCACAACCCGAAGGGCCGGGCCTGCTGTTGTGCAGGGCGGCGTTGCTCGAAGCTTATTTGGAATGACCCAACCACGCTTCTCGCGCCTTGCCCTGCACAACAGCAGGCGTGGCGTGGCGTGAAAACTAATTGAGAACGCCCCCTACCATCAGTCCGGGATTTCTTCAGGGGCTGGCCGAGGCGCAGGGGCGGTCAACGAAGTGATCTTGATCAACAGGCCGAGGTGGCCGTTATCAAGAAAATTCAGTTGGCCATTTTTGGTGTGGCTTTCCTGCTTCAGGCGCTCGCTGGCGGTGACCATGCCATTGCCATCGATCTGGTTGACCCAGAAATCGGCGTCGACGTCGGTGAAGCGTCCCAGT from the Pseudomonas sp. N3-W genome contains:
- a CDS encoding S-methyl-5'-thioinosine phosphorylase produces the protein MTVYAIIGGTGLTQLEGLSIRQSLAVDTPYGPPSAEVQIGEYAGKEVLFLARHGHPHRFPPHQVNYRANLWALKQAGAEAILAVNAVGGIHAAMGTGHFCVPHQLIDYTSGREHTYFADDLEQVTHIDFSYPYSESLRQQLIKALAAEGVSYSSHGVYACTQGPRLETVAEVAKLERDGCDIIGMTGMPEAALARELALDYACLALVVNPAAGKSTAVITMAEIEQALHDGMGKVKSTLARVLKG
- a CDS encoding DEAD/DEAH box helicase — protein: MPPTLSKPLAPSWVSRFKEQSLERGRRYALENRVRFVEVGDATIVAACEGSGGNVYRQTIRLRESAKGTLLMVDASCTCPVHSNCKHCAAVLLQVQETLAYPAAAQDAELLEKLQAVLENRSPKAPPQVLVDNVQPMPRLWLASVEFSAFEPRNGKMQRYIQHRAALSFSYLDEYVAGQKNSDILIRQETQTLRIKRHPEVEQAYREQLRILGFRIATRQSKALPESAGELYEMVNDSAWLTFTLNELPKLRTQGWELQIDEEFGFDLTAVDDWYATVEQVPERDWFDLELGIIVNGERLSLLPILLNLMRSHTEILNPERLARRRDDELILVNIPQRHNSEHGALQVALPFGRLKPVLATLGEFYLQEPGETTLRLSKADATRLNPLEGLPLLWEGGDQIRTFAQRLRDIKDFSAAAPEGLNATLRPYQHEGLSWMQSLRQLEVGGILADDMGLGKTLQTLAHILCEKNAGRLDRPSMVVMPTSLIPNWLDEAAHFAPQLKVLALYGAGRKKHFEHLADYDLILTTYALLPKDVERLAAQPLHVLVLDEAQYIKNPNSKAAQAARELNARQRLCLSGTPLENHLGELWSLFHFLLPGWLGDVKSFNRDYRVPIEKRGSEVRLQHLNGRIKPFLLRRTKEQVATELPPKTEIIHWVELNEAQRDVYETMRLAMDKKVRDEITRKGVARSQIIILEALLKLRQVCCDLRLVNDAALPTRGSTSGKLDSLMEMLEELFDEGRRILLFSQFTSMLSLIEDELKKRGIEYALLTGQTRDRRAPVKDFQSGKRQIFLISLKAGGVGLNLTEADTVIHYDPWWNPATENQATDRAYRIGQEKPVFVYKMIARGTVEEKIQHLQKEKSDLAAGVLDGRKAGDWKLQSDDIEALFAPLPEKLDKR